The Oligoflexus sp. genome segment GTTCCGGGCGTGATGTACTACCTCGCGGATATCGAATACTACCTGAAGGATTACCGCGCGGCAGGCCGCTACTATCTGGAAATCGCCTCGCTCGGCAAGGACAAGGCCGTTCGCTATAACAAAGGCGATAAGCCCGAGAACATGCACAAGGAAGTGTCCATCTATATGGTGAACGCTTTCGTGAAGGATTTTGAACCGGAATTCAAAGTGCTGAAAAAGCGCAAGCCCGACTTCAAAGATCCCAAGCCGATTTCGGCACGGGCCCGGAACTACATGAAGGCCTGCGAGAAATACACGGGCTGGTATCCTGAAGACGGCGTGCGCGTGAAGAGCTGCGATGTGGGCGTCGCGACCATCTTCTATCATTCGGGGCAGAAGGACAACGCCATCCGTTATCTGAAGAATATCGCCGTCAAATATCCGAAGGACAAGGAAGGGCAGTCCGCGGTCGACCTTTTGATCCCAATCGTGAAGGATGACCGGAAGGATCTTCTCGCCACTGCGGATGCTCTTTTGAAGATTCCCGAGTACAGAAACAGCAAGGTCGGCAACGATCTCAGGAATATCCAGCGTGCGGCTGAAAAAGAAGACATCGCGAAGGAGAAGGATACTCTGAAGCGCGCGCAGCGTTCGGAGGCCCAGGCCCGCAAATATCCGAAAGATCCGGATGTGGATAAGCTGTGGTACAACGCCGCTGTCGACTATATCAAGGCCGGGGCGATTGTCCCTGCGATTCAGGCCTATCTCTTCATCGTGCAGAACTTCCCGGATAAGCCGCAGGCCCCTGAGTCCCTGCTGCAGGTCGGCAAGATCTACGAAAAGCAGCTGGAATACGATAGGGCCGCTGATTACTTCATCGAGTTCACCAAGAAGTATCCGAAGGAAAAAGAAGCCGGCGGTGCGTTGGCGACAGCGTGTACGCTGCAGATTGCCCTGAACACACCCAAGGCTCTTCCCGTTTGCATCGCCTTCGCGAGTCGCTTCCCGGATAACGCCCTGGACGTCGTCGAGGATCTGATCATCGGTGCGGAGCGGGCCAAGCGTTATGACCAGATGGTCGAAATCATTCGGACCCAATACCTGAACCGCTTCAAACTGAGCCCGAATCAGCAGATCGTCGCATACTACCGCATCGCTCGCGCGGGTGGGAATGATGCCGGCCAGGCCGTGGCTCAGATCAAGCAGATCTTCGGTCAGGGTCCAGGCAACGTGAGTGGGGAAGCCCTCCGTTATGTCGGCGAAATCGCCTTCCGCGAAGCTGATAGCATCCTGCCGCGTTACATGAAGATTCCTTTGGTGGGCGGAACGGTCGACGCGCTTGCGAAATCACTGGAAAACAAGGCCAATGGCCTCGCTCAAGTGGAGCAAACCTATCAGCGCGTCGTGGCCACGAAAGATGCCTACTGGGGTGTGGCCGCACTTTATCAGATGGGCCTTGCGCATGAACATTATGCCGAAGCCCTGGCCAACCCTCCGGCGATTCAGGGTGCTACGAAAGACGATGTGGTCAAGGAGCTGGCGCCGCAGATCGCGGAACGCAGGAAGGCCGCAGCCAACTGGTATAAGATCGCCCAGGATACGGTGACCCAGTTCCGCGTTTACAATGATTGGTCGCTGCGCGTGATCGGTGGCATCAATCGCCTGGCGGGCAAGAAAGTTCAGTTCGACGACTTCGTGGTGCAGCCGGACTTTTTGGGTTCCGAACTTGCCAGCAGCATGGCTGGCTCTGTGAAAAATGGGAAATAAGCTATGCTTCGAATATCCTCTCCATTGCTAGTTCTGGGCCTGATGCTGGGATCCTGTGCCACGCTGCAGAAAACGAGCGGTGGGGATGATAAGGGCGGGAGCGGCAGTGCTTCCGCTGACAACGACGATGAAGGTGATGGGAAGAAGTCATCAGGACCGGGCGATGATCTTTACGTCTCCTCGAATTATCAGACCCTGACCTATAGTTTGTCGAATAACTCGCTGACCTCCAGGACCATCAATATTTCAAAGGCCAAGGACCTTGCCAGTGATCTGGAAGGCAAGCTGGCTTCGCCCTCGGTCAAAGATCGCAAGGACATGATCGCTCTGATGGCGGCCAAACGCTTGGCGGGCGAGGGCGTAGGCCCTGTGTTTCAGGTCGCTAAAAAGCTGATGGTTGTCGAAATGAAGGAAGACATTCGGCATGAGATGCCGGAAGTCGCCCAATTGGAATTGGCCCTGGCTTCGATTCATTCCCGGCAGTTCCCCATGGCGGAACACTGGATCAATAAGCTGATGTCGAGCAAGAACGAAAAGACCAAAGCCGCGGCCCTCACGGCGCGCGGCATGATTGCGATGATCGATGGGCGCCTGCCGGAAGCGGTCGCGCTTTGGAATGAGGCCATCAACCTGCGCAAGGACTATGAACCCGCGCGGCTCAATATCGGCTTTACGGCTCTCCGTTACGGTGATTACAAGACGGCCAAGGCCATGTTCGCAGGCCTTCCCGATGACTTCTTCGTCACGACCGGATTGATCCAGGCTGAGCGTCTTGCGGATAATCCCAAGGAAGCGGCCCAGCTCTGCGCGTCGGTTCTGGAGAAGAAGAAGAACTATAAACCCGCGCTTTTCAGCTGCGCGCTGAATGAATATCAGGGTCTTGGCAATCTCACGAAGGCCAGGACGGAGCTGGAAGAGATCGCGAAGACGGATGGCGGCCCGACCTCGATCGACGAGCGCGCTTACCTCGTGATCGGGAAACTGGAAAAAGAAATTCGCGAGCAGCAAGCCAAGGAACGAGCGGCGGCCGCGGCGAGACAGCAGCAGGCGCAACCCGCAGCGCAAGGCCAGGCTCCGGCGAATGGTCAGCAACAGCCGCCGCAAGGAGCGCCCGCTGGTGCGGCTCCGAAGCAGTAAGAGACAGCCCGCTTTCGCTTTTTGACAGCACATCCCTTCATCATCCCGATTTAAGGCCCGCTATGTTAAAGCGGGCCTTCCCATTTCTACTGATCCACGCGATAATAGTTGTAACGGCGTTTATCAGGTTAATGGAGTCTCCGCCAGGTCCTCCCCATCAAGGGCTGGCTTTATTTGGGTTGGGTTGAATGAACCTCGAGATCCGCTACTCTCCGCCTAATCAATCGCAGCAGGTCGTGCCGGTCCGTGATCGGCTCATGATCGGCTCGCTGCTTTCCAACGAAGTCGTGATCCGGGCGACAGCGGTGGAACCCATTCACGCCATGATCGAGGTGCTCGAGAATGGTGTGCACATGCTCACGGATTTGGGTTCGCACTCGGGCGTTTTTCTGAACGGCAAGCGCATCGAAGTCGAATCCCCATTGAGTGTCGGCGATCGCATCACCATCGGTGATGTCGTCATCGAAGTGATGAATCATCAAACTGCGGCTGCTGCCAGTTCAGAGTTCAAGGCAGCGCAGAATGAAGGAACCAAGGTCGGTGGGGAAGCCACCGTTATGAACGGGCGTTCGGGGATGGCGGGCTCGCCGCCACCGGCTTCTGTTTATGAGGCGGCTTCTGATCATGACATGGAATCGGACCACGAGGACGCGGATGAGGCGGACGATATGGCTGCAGGCGATGATGTAAAAACAACAGTTCGAGCGGCGCCCCGAGGCGACGGTGACCGCGGGTCGGATGAAGGCGGGGATCAATTATTTTCCCCCAGGAATGCCAAACCCAGCGGAAACGTCCTGGAGGTCGTGAGCTATTGGGATGAGACCATAGTCGATGTGGATCTCTTTCATCCCAAGTTCAAGAACTTCGAGCGCGTGACGATCGGCGAATCGCCCAAAGCGCACTTCCTTTCAGGAAGCGACAGCGATGTGCGCGTTCACGAACTCGCATCAGTGAATGAAGAAGGCTACACCCTGCATCTGATGCCCGACATGCAGGCTCGTCTTCGCAAAGGTGGAAAGGTCCTCGAAGAATCCGGGGAGAAGTCCATCAATATGAGCAAGCACGATATTGCTCATATCAGTCAGGGACCATTGAAATATTTCCTGATGTTTATCAAACCGCCAGTTTTGGAACTGCCGCGTAACAGCGCGCGCGATCCGATTTTCGCAATCATCATGCTCGCGTCGATCATATTCTACGTCGCGGCGATCCCTGCGATTTATCTGAGCAAAAATCCAAAAGACGATAAGAACGACGACGACATCTGGTCGATCGTGAATGCGCCGGAGAAAAAAGAAGAACCGAAGCCGGTTCCGAAAGAGAAGAAAGTTGAAGTGGCGGAAGTGAAGCAGGAGCCGCCGCCCAAACCCACGCCTCCGAAGCCACCACCAAAGCCACCCACGCCGGTTCCGCCTGAAGCGAAGCCGAAACCCGTGGAGCAGCCCAAGCAACCAACGCCAACGCCGCCGGTTGAGAAACCTACGCAGCAATTGGCTGAACCCAAGAAGCCGACGCCACCGACGCCTCAGCCTCCGCAAGAGAAGCCGAAGGATCAAGGGATGGCCCAGGCCGGGAAAAAGCCTGACTTCAAGCAGCCTGGTGCTGTGACCGCTGCAAAGGTAGGACCTTCAGGTGGTGCACAGGGTGGTGATAAGCTACGCCCTGATGCTGGCGGCCAACGCAAAGGTGAACAGAAAGTTGACCTTGCCGGAGCCGAAGGTGGAGCCCCGAATAAAGCATCTGGCGTGAACCTTGCTAAATTAGGTTTGGGTGCCGGTAAAGTTCTGAGTCAGGTCGGAGCCGGTGCCATCAAAACCGACTTTAAAGATTCCGCCGGCGGTGCCGGTGGTGGTGCGGGATCGGGAGCGAAAACTCTCGGCCTCGGTGGTCCTGGAACCGGTAAAACCCTTGGCGTTGCAGGGACTGGTGGAGCCGCGAACAACTTCGGTGGATTCGGTGGAAACGGATCCGGTGAAGGCGGCGCTGGTGGTCTGGGTGGCGCAGGAATCGGCAAAGGATTCGGTAAAGGCGAAGGCGGAGCTGGCCGTGCCAATGTCGAAGTGCCGCCCGGTGATCCTGTCGTGGCAGGCGGTTTGACAACGCAAGAAGTACAGGCCGTCATTCGAGCGAATTTGAATCAGATCCGTCACTGTTATGAACAATTGCTGCAGCGATCCCCTAACGCAAACGGCAAGATTAAAGTGAATTTCGTGATTGGATCAGATGGACGCGTGACCTCTTCCAGCATAGCATCCGACACGGTTGGCGACGCTGTAATGGCCGGATGTGTGACAGGAAAGATAGTCCGCTGGAAATTCCCGACGCCGCGAGGCGGTCAAAATGTGAACGTAAATTATCCCTTCGTGTTCAACCCGCTTTGATGTTATCCTAATCGGGCAGCGCCGTCTGTTAACGCCTCCAGAGCAATCTGGGGGCGTCGCATTCTTTTTTCGGTTAGGATTTTATAGGGGAATGATTACATGAAGAAACCAGAGCTCAAGGCCTGTCTGCTGCTCGGTACCTTTCTGTTCAGCTCGTGTGCACACCGTGCAGCTCCGCCTGGTCAAGATTCAGAAGCCCGGAATTACTATCAAGTGAAGGTAAAGAAGGGTGATACTCTGGCAAACATGGGCGCTCAATACGCCGTCCCCCACAGCATGATCCAACGCGTCAATGGCCTCGAATCCTCGGCCGAACTTATACCTGGACAAGTTATATATATCCCCGTTAGTGAGAAGGCTCAAATGTCTCCTGACTTGCGGGGAAGAAGCAAGCTGGTCAACGGCGTGCTTCCTGAATCCACGGGCAAAGAATCGGATGATGAGAATCTTGGTCAGGGCGAACGCGCGACTCTTTACACCGAACTTCGTCAACTGCAGTGGCCCACCCAAGGCCGTCTGAGTTCGGGTTTTGGTCCACGCAGCGGCCGCTCGCATGAAGGCATCGACATCATGGCCCCACGCGGTCGCAAGATTTTCGCGGCGCATGGCGGTACTGTTGAATACGCAGGATGGAAACGCGGCTACGGCTGGACTGTGGTTCTGCGCCAGAAGACTTTCAAGACTCTTTACGCGCACTGCTCGAAGCTTTATGTGAAGCAGGGCATGAACGTGAAGAGAGGCCAGGAAATCGCCCAGGTGGGCGCCAGCGGGAACGCCGAAGGCACACACCTTCATTTCGAATACAAGAATATTGCGAACAAGTCGATGGATCCCCTGCCACACTTCGCTCGCCAGTACGCGCACTGAAATCGGGCTTGCGTCTGCTGTCTTTTGGGCAGCAGACGCCCGTTTCACCTTCCTATTCTTTCATCGTGACCACAAAATCCTGACCCTTTATCCTGGGCGAGGCAAGTATGCGTTCACCCTGCTTTACGATCAGGGTGCGGCCGATATTTTTGGCCGTCAGATCCTGTATTCCAACTGAGGCGTTTCATAAATTTCCTCTGGATTCTTAGTGATTCATCATGCGGGTTTTTTAAAATTCAGACCGGAGGACTGCAGCCGGATACACAGAAAGCGTCCGCCTCGCGCGAGGCTCGGGCCAAGGTCTGAGGCTTTGCCTGAGGCATGAGAATAAACCGGGAGGCCGGTACAATGACCCGCTCCGCGAGGATTCCAGGAATCCTACCCGGAGCGGTTTTTGTCATTTTATCGACGGAGGTTTTGCTGTTGAGGTTGGTGATTATGTCTGATGAGGGATAATTGCAGCTTGCAGGTGTCGCTTGGGATGCACTCGCACGCAGCTCGCTTTCCAGACC includes the following:
- a CDS encoding AgmX/PglI C-terminal domain-containing protein, which codes for MNLEIRYSPPNQSQQVVPVRDRLMIGSLLSNEVVIRATAVEPIHAMIEVLENGVHMLTDLGSHSGVFLNGKRIEVESPLSVGDRITIGDVVIEVMNHQTAAAASSEFKAAQNEGTKVGGEATVMNGRSGMAGSPPPASVYEAASDHDMESDHEDADEADDMAAGDDVKTTVRAAPRGDGDRGSDEGGDQLFSPRNAKPSGNVLEVVSYWDETIVDVDLFHPKFKNFERVTIGESPKAHFLSGSDSDVRVHELASVNEEGYTLHLMPDMQARLRKGGKVLEESGEKSINMSKHDIAHISQGPLKYFLMFIKPPVLELPRNSARDPIFAIIMLASIIFYVAAIPAIYLSKNPKDDKNDDDIWSIVNAPEKKEEPKPVPKEKKVEVAEVKQEPPPKPTPPKPPPKPPTPVPPEAKPKPVEQPKQPTPTPPVEKPTQQLAEPKKPTPPTPQPPQEKPKDQGMAQAGKKPDFKQPGAVTAAKVGPSGGAQGGDKLRPDAGGQRKGEQKVDLAGAEGGAPNKASGVNLAKLGLGAGKVLSQVGAGAIKTDFKDSAGGAGGGAGSGAKTLGLGGPGTGKTLGVAGTGGAANNFGGFGGNGSGEGGAGGLGGAGIGKGFGKGEGGAGRANVEVPPGDPVVAGGLTTQEVQAVIRANLNQIRHCYEQLLQRSPNANGKIKVNFVIGSDGRVTSSSIASDTVGDAVMAGCVTGKIVRWKFPTPRGGQNVNVNYPFVFNPL
- a CDS encoding M23 family metallopeptidase; protein product: MSPDLRGRSKLVNGVLPESTGKESDDENLGQGERATLYTELRQLQWPTQGRLSSGFGPRSGRSHEGIDIMAPRGRKIFAAHGGTVEYAGWKRGYGWTVVLRQKTFKTLYAHCSKLYVKQGMNVKRGQEIAQVGASGNAEGTHLHFEYKNIANKSMDPLPHFARQYAH
- a CDS encoding tetratricopeptide repeat protein, which gives rise to MLLWHSPEHLAAQEQKRATLEVTERKREKKSEKAGPSLKRSAVFAMQVERKLVKGIDKTTRYLEKTAKSLPPRSPQRLQILERILNLHMEQATYVRSEEERIYDKQYTAWEKGGKKGTEPRLNTSRSQGHWKAVITESSDILQEYPRSENADQITYNKAVALQFLGKEKDAARIYTQLIQKYPNSAISGDAYASLGDFYFDRNDFTNAQTNFGKALKYKRSKRYLWSVFKLGWCAYNLGDYRKSLSYWKQLVSMAKGGSQQDAQLREEALRDMVFAFAELKMIEEAIAYYRANNGANYIGPFLQLLAQILSDQGNYAQAINVLKRFQQIAPNDPDGPKAQKEIVSLSGALGDLKRVWVELERYAQNYSANSSWARANKKDLVLETQAEIKDQMLYYATLTHQNAIKDDNRELNLAAKEGYLLFIKYHPKAREVPGVMYYLADIEYYLKDYRAAGRYYLEIASLGKDKAVRYNKGDKPENMHKEVSIYMVNAFVKDFEPEFKVLKKRKPDFKDPKPISARARNYMKACEKYTGWYPEDGVRVKSCDVGVATIFYHSGQKDNAIRYLKNIAVKYPKDKEGQSAVDLLIPIVKDDRKDLLATADALLKIPEYRNSKVGNDLRNIQRAAEKEDIAKEKDTLKRAQRSEAQARKYPKDPDVDKLWYNAAVDYIKAGAIVPAIQAYLFIVQNFPDKPQAPESLLQVGKIYEKQLEYDRAADYFIEFTKKYPKEKEAGGALATACTLQIALNTPKALPVCIAFASRFPDNALDVVEDLIIGAERAKRYDQMVEIIRTQYLNRFKLSPNQQIVAYYRIARAGGNDAGQAVAQIKQIFGQGPGNVSGEALRYVGEIAFREADSILPRYMKIPLVGGTVDALAKSLENKANGLAQVEQTYQRVVATKDAYWGVAALYQMGLAHEHYAEALANPPAIQGATKDDVVKELAPQIAERRKAAANWYKIAQDTVTQFRVYNDWSLRVIGGINRLAGKKVQFDDFVVQPDFLGSELASSMAGSVKNGK